In Vallitalea okinawensis, a genomic segment contains:
- the ftsH gene encoding ATP-dependent zinc metalloprotease FtsH, with translation MKNKKIRIALIYFVIAFGFLSLANYAFKQVTTEYITYDEFIEWGETGKIEKVSYSGTSLQVIVKEDSGISQKIYYTNVFPDLDLANRINEWDKKYGVQYEYIPQQSNALVEFLLYWILPMGIFFFLWRFMMKGMDKRMGGGVMSFGKNSAKIYAEQSTGVTFDDVAGQEEAKESLVEMVDFLNEPAKYTSIGAKLPKGALLVGPPGTGKTLLAKAVAGEAKVPFFSISGSEFVQMFVGMGAAKVRDLFAQAQEKAPCIIFIDEIDAIGKSRENNMSSNDEREQTLNQLLSEMDGFDSSKGVVILGATNRPEVLDQALLRPGRFDRRIIVDRPDLEGRKAILKVHARKVKMSDSVDLNAVAKTTSGASGAELANVINEAALLAVKHGRQLVEQKDLEEAFEIVVAGKVKKDRILSDHEKKSVAYHEIGHALVAEVLPNADPVHKITIIPRTKGSLGYTMQLPTEDKYLVTKEEMEEQLAVMLGGRAAEEIMFNQVSTGAANDIERATATARRMVTIYGMTDEFDMMALESASSRYLDGRPVRNCSNETERIIDLETLKIIKEQHQQAVKILEENKDKLIKAAEFLLEYETISGEEFKKILNGEEVLREEEPHEETLKGKKDNDDSEEAKGSKEVESDEAISEELTSEE, from the coding sequence ATGAAAAATAAAAAGATAAGAATTGCACTAATATATTTTGTCATAGCATTTGGGTTTCTGTCTTTAGCTAATTATGCCTTTAAGCAGGTAACCACTGAATATATCACTTATGATGAATTTATCGAATGGGGTGAAACTGGGAAAATTGAAAAAGTTTCATATTCTGGCACCTCACTTCAAGTCATTGTCAAAGAAGATAGCGGCATATCTCAAAAGATCTATTATACTAATGTATTTCCAGATTTAGATCTAGCCAATAGAATTAATGAATGGGATAAGAAGTATGGTGTGCAATATGAGTACATTCCACAGCAATCCAATGCTCTAGTAGAATTTTTGCTCTATTGGATACTGCCAATGGGAATATTCTTCTTCCTATGGCGTTTTATGATGAAGGGAATGGATAAACGTATGGGCGGCGGTGTTATGTCCTTTGGAAAGAACTCTGCCAAAATCTATGCTGAGCAATCCACTGGTGTAACATTTGATGATGTTGCCGGTCAGGAAGAAGCTAAAGAGTCTCTTGTGGAGATGGTTGACTTCTTAAATGAACCAGCGAAATATACGAGTATTGGTGCCAAACTTCCTAAAGGAGCCTTACTAGTAGGTCCTCCTGGAACAGGTAAGACATTATTAGCCAAAGCTGTAGCTGGAGAAGCTAAAGTACCATTCTTTTCGATTTCAGGTTCAGAATTTGTTCAGATGTTTGTTGGTATGGGTGCTGCTAAAGTACGTGATTTATTCGCACAAGCTCAGGAGAAAGCTCCTTGTATTATTTTCATCGATGAAATCGATGCTATTGGTAAGAGTCGTGAAAATAATATGAGTAGTAATGATGAAAGAGAACAAACATTAAATCAGCTATTATCTGAAATGGATGGTTTTGATTCATCTAAAGGGGTTGTTATACTTGGAGCAACCAACAGACCTGAAGTGTTGGACCAAGCTTTATTACGTCCAGGTCGTTTTGATCGTCGAATCATTGTTGACAGACCTGATTTAGAAGGTCGTAAAGCTATCCTTAAGGTACATGCTAGGAAAGTTAAGATGTCAGATAGTGTTGATTTAAATGCCGTTGCGAAAACGACTTCAGGTGCTTCAGGTGCTGAGTTAGCCAATGTCATCAATGAAGCTGCATTATTAGCGGTTAAGCACGGTAGACAATTGGTTGAGCAAAAAGACTTAGAGGAAGCATTTGAAATAGTTGTAGCTGGTAAAGTGAAGAAAGACAGAATTCTTTCTGATCATGAGAAAAAATCTGTGGCATATCATGAAATAGGTCATGCACTTGTTGCAGAAGTACTTCCAAATGCGGATCCGGTGCATAAGATTACCATTATACCGCGTACAAAGGGGTCTTTAGGGTATACTATGCAGTTACCTACTGAAGATAAATACCTAGTAACAAAGGAAGAAATGGAAGAACAATTAGCTGTTATGTTAGGTGGACGTGCAGCAGAGGAAATCATGTTTAATCAAGTTTCAACAGGTGCAGCCAATGATATTGAAAGAGCAACAGCAACAGCTAGACGTATGGTTACAATCTATGGTATGACAGATGAATTTGATATGATGGCTTTAGAATCAGCAAGCTCTCGTTATTTAGATGGACGTCCAGTTAGAAACTGTAGTAATGAAACAGAAAGAATAATTGATCTTGAGACATTGAAGATCATTAAAGAACAGCATCAACAAGCCGTTAAGATCTTAGAAGAGAATAAAGATAAGCTTATTAAAGCTGCTGAGTTTTTACTTGAATATGAAACCATCAGTGGTGAAGAATTCAAGAAGATTCTCAATGGTGAGGAGGTACTTCGTGAAGAAGAACCTCATGAGGAAACATTAAAAGGTAAAAAGGATAACGATGATTCAGAAGAGGCTAAAGGCTCAAAAGAAGTAGAGTCAGATGAAGCGATATCTGAAGAGTTAACCTCAGAAGAGTAA
- a CDS encoding J domain-containing protein, with amino-acid sequence MKDPYEVLGIKRGASKEEIKKAYRNLAKQYHPDKYVDNPLADLASEKFREVQEAYDSLMSGQQGNGTFNQNNYNQSYSNQDSSFATIRNYIVAGRYQEAYSMLQNMSNRTAEWYFLSGVSLIYMGSHHQGLNFIQQAMNMDPSNTEYRQYYERLKNRQHAYQTRSYQYGGGNSNLGCCTQLLCADCCCECMGGDLIACC; translated from the coding sequence ATGAAAGATCCTTATGAAGTATTAGGTATCAAAAGAGGTGCTTCTAAGGAAGAAATTAAAAAGGCATATCGAAATCTGGCCAAGCAATACCATCCAGATAAATATGTTGATAATCCTTTAGCTGATTTAGCATCAGAAAAGTTTAGGGAAGTACAAGAGGCTTATGATAGTTTAATGAGTGGTCAGCAAGGGAATGGTACTTTTAATCAAAACAACTATAACCAGTCTTATAGTAATCAAGATAGTAGTTTTGCAACTATTCGTAACTATATAGTTGCTGGACGCTACCAAGAGGCTTATAGCATGCTTCAAAATATGTCTAACCGTACAGCTGAATGGTATTTCTTGAGTGGGGTATCCCTTATATACATGGGTTCTCATCACCAAGGATTAAACTTTATTCAGCAAGCAATGAACATGGATCCATCTAATACAGAATATCGCCAATATTATGAGCGACTGAAGAACAGACAACATGCTTATCAAACTAGATCTTATCAATACGGTGGTGGAAATAGTAACTTAGGTTGCTGTACGCAATTGTTATGCGCAGACTGCTGCTGTGAATGCATGGGAGGCGACTTAATCGCATGTTGTTAA
- a CDS encoding asparaginase produces the protein MKKVAVIFTGGTISMKVDERLHAAIPALSGHEIMAKVTGIEKMAEIEAIHYGSFPGPHISPEKMLELASIAKEQLLREDIAGVVLTHGTDCLEETAYFLDLIIDSDKPVVVTGAMRNSSELGYDGPSNLAASICTVCSDESKNKGTLVVMNNQVNAADEVTKSHTLSLDTFKSMDFGPLGIVDQDQVIYYRRREHRQIIDTDQIQPKVALIKSVAGMDSTIINYLVDQSYKGIVIEGMGRGNVPPGMVDGITKAIERQIPVVLVSRCPMGRVLDSYGYHGGGRELRNKGIILGDNLSGQKARIKLMLILGITQDVDKIKEIFEEDLYKKV, from the coding sequence ATGAAAAAAGTAGCAGTTATTTTTACTGGTGGTACAATTTCAATGAAGGTTGATGAAAGATTACATGCAGCAATACCTGCCTTATCTGGACATGAAATAATGGCTAAAGTAACGGGGATTGAGAAGATGGCAGAAATTGAAGCTATCCATTATGGGTCGTTTCCTGGACCACATATCTCTCCTGAGAAGATGTTGGAATTAGCTAGTATAGCTAAAGAACAGTTACTTCGAGAAGATATAGCTGGGGTGGTTTTAACCCATGGAACTGATTGTTTAGAAGAAACAGCATATTTCCTTGATCTAATAATAGATTCAGATAAACCTGTTGTTGTAACAGGTGCTATGCGTAACAGTAGTGAGCTAGGTTATGATGGGCCATCTAACTTGGCGGCATCAATTTGTACAGTATGTTCAGACGAATCAAAGAATAAAGGTACACTAGTAGTTATGAACAACCAAGTTAATGCTGCAGATGAGGTTACAAAAAGTCATACTCTTAGTTTAGATACATTTAAAAGCATGGATTTTGGGCCATTAGGTATAGTGGACCAAGACCAAGTGATCTATTATAGAAGAAGAGAGCATCGACAAATTATCGATACTGATCAAATTCAACCCAAGGTAGCTTTAATTAAGTCGGTTGCTGGTATGGATTCCACCATCATCAATTATTTAGTGGATCAATCTTATAAAGGTATAGTAATTGAAGGTATGGGTAGAGGTAATGTGCCGCCTGGAATGGTTGATGGCATTACGAAGGCCATTGAGCGTCAAATACCTGTCGTACTTGTATCTCGTTGTCCTATGGGAAGAGTTTTGGATTCCTATGGTTATCATGGTGGTGGGAGAGAGCTGCGAAATAAAGGTATCATTTTAGGTGATAATCTTTCGGGACAAAAAGCCCGAATTAAACTCATGTTAATACTCGGTATAACACAAGATGTAGATAAAATAAAAGAGATTTTTGAAGAAGATTTATACAAGAAGGTATAG
- a CDS encoding nuclease-related domain-containing protein, translating to MARIKRKKNTIKRNIYQHYGIILLQILLSVIVVYFFVMAWQYGWLMLILLLIINVVLLRQRMKKVNVLKGGLKGEKEVLRLLKQLPRRYDVIVNKCITVRGKTIEYDFIIIGPTEVSIVEVKNYSGKLSGTIEGNQLTQSYPKQGRQSKQVKNPLKQLSRQEEFLRSYFNQQNIKYPIKGYLYFNNPHLQIQLNKWDKRIIQSEEKLLNKLKINKKRSPQTKKVYQSINYHR from the coding sequence ATGGCACGTATTAAGAGGAAAAAGAACACTATTAAAAGAAACATATATCAACATTATGGTATCATCCTATTACAAATATTACTATCAGTTATAGTTGTTTATTTCTTCGTAATGGCGTGGCAATACGGTTGGTTAATGCTTATTTTGCTATTAATAATAAACGTGGTATTGCTGCGGCAAAGAATGAAAAAAGTCAATGTTCTAAAAGGGGGTTTAAAAGGAGAAAAGGAAGTACTGAGACTTCTGAAGCAACTTCCAAGAAGATATGATGTAATTGTAAATAAGTGCATTACAGTGAGAGGTAAAACTATTGAGTACGATTTCATTATTATAGGACCAACTGAAGTCTCAATTGTGGAAGTGAAGAACTATTCTGGAAAGTTATCAGGAACTATAGAAGGAAATCAATTAACACAGAGCTATCCTAAACAAGGGAGACAATCAAAACAGGTTAAAAACCCACTAAAACAGTTATCAAGACAAGAAGAATTTTTGCGAAGCTATTTTAATCAACAGAATATAAAGTATCCTATAAAAGGATATTTGTATTTTAATAATCCACACTTGCAAATTCAGCTAAATAAATGGGATAAACGTATTATTCAATCAGAGGAAAAACTCTTAAATAAACTAAAGATAAATAAAAAGCGAAGTCCTCAAACCAAAAAAGTATATCAGTCCATAAATTACCATCGGTAA
- a CDS encoding DUF5685 family protein: MFGYITIDKMELKFKEYYRYRGYYCGLCKTLKRNYGEISRFTLNYDMTFLVLLLTSLYEPVSTIGNERCYVHPTKKQMIISNEIMDYVAAINVILAYHKLMDDWKDEKSIKSLSGMGLLKRQYNKAKSDYEVLDQLIQSRLEELHKLEKKEEDNIDLVSNIFASIMSKIFVYKEDIWQPYLEKIGFAFGKLVYLLDAVDDLEEDQKKERYNPLKYNNHISKDELYDLLLFELSIVDEEMDKLPLIMDKSIIDNIFYSGIMKRINACLKREQMAVNEEELNDYVESKTLI, encoded by the coding sequence ATGTTTGGATATATCACAATTGATAAAATGGAATTAAAGTTTAAAGAGTATTATCGATACCGTGGTTATTATTGCGGTCTATGCAAAACTTTAAAGCGGAACTATGGTGAAATTAGTCGATTTACTTTAAATTATGATATGACTTTTCTTGTTTTACTGTTGACATCATTATATGAACCCGTATCGACAATTGGTAATGAAAGATGCTATGTACATCCGACAAAAAAGCAGATGATCATCTCTAATGAGATCATGGATTATGTTGCTGCCATTAATGTGATACTGGCCTATCATAAATTAATGGATGATTGGAAGGATGAGAAGAGTATTAAAAGCCTATCAGGAATGGGTTTACTAAAAAGACAATATAATAAAGCCAAAAGTGACTATGAAGTACTAGACCAATTGATTCAATCAAGGTTAGAGGAGCTTCATAAGCTAGAAAAAAAGGAAGAAGATAATATAGACTTAGTTTCCAATATATTTGCAAGTATCATGTCTAAGATATTTGTGTATAAGGAAGATATTTGGCAACCTTATCTTGAAAAAATTGGATTTGCTTTTGGGAAATTGGTTTACTTATTGGATGCAGTTGATGACCTAGAAGAGGATCAGAAAAAGGAACGCTATAATCCATTAAAGTACAATAATCATATATCTAAAGATGAGCTTTATGATTTACTATTATTTGAACTCTCCATTGTTGATGAAGAAATGGATAAATTACCCCTCATTATGGATAAGAGTATTATTGATAACATCTTCTATTCGGGTATTATGAAGCGCATTAACGCATGTTTGAAAAGAGAGCAAATGGCTGTTAATGAAGAAGAACTTAATGATTACGTAGAATCAAAAACTTTAATATAA